A window of the Parvularcula bermudensis HTCC2503 genome harbors these coding sequences:
- a CDS encoding c-type cytochrome, with product MNRTLIIAAAILAAVSAFFVLQGTLVRRPDASSTVTPGATLSPAPIAVGDPEIGRRLFVARSCVSCHQVHGIGGRAGPSLDAELWEDRASPEAFFAGMWRGAPLMVELQKLEIGYQIELDGEDLLHLAAFASDKEAQEAFSLDDVPPQMQALFLDKQYGFDETMQDFYDRYRGEEWGPFSRDPVGE from the coding sequence ATGAATCGCACTCTCATCATCGCGGCGGCTATTCTGGCGGCGGTCTCCGCGTTCTTTGTGCTCCAGGGGACATTGGTTCGGCGTCCTGACGCGTCATCGACAGTGACCCCTGGGGCCACACTCTCCCCCGCCCCGATAGCGGTCGGGGATCCGGAGATCGGACGTCGCCTCTTCGTCGCCAGAAGCTGTGTGAGCTGTCATCAGGTTCATGGGATTGGGGGAAGGGCCGGTCCCTCTCTCGATGCAGAGCTTTGGGAGGATCGGGCATCCCCAGAAGCGTTTTTTGCGGGCATGTGGCGCGGGGCGCCGCTCATGGTCGAATTACAGAAGCTCGAAATTGGCTATCAGATCGAATTGGACGGTGAGGATCTCCTCCATCTGGCCGCCTTCGCGTCGGATAAAGAGGCGCAGGAAGCCTTCAGCCTCGACGATGTCCCGCCGCAGATGCAGGCGCTTTTTCTTGATAAGCAATACGGGTTCGATGAAACCATGCAGGATTTCTACGACCGATATCGCGGCGAGGAATGGGGGCCGTTCTCCCGCGATCCGGTCGGCGAATAG
- a CDS encoding tetratricopeptide repeat protein translates to MAEWSPRIKQVTDEQDKQQLAFVNSLLTERRFDDASKEADKLLANNPKSFGAHMAKGRALQGLRKFKDALNCFLQAAQIDPLQPSAHLMAGICAFVVPDLPLAEKKFRTTLDIDSKSSAAHVGLSQVLVRNGDNNQAREHLDKALRINPEMSMAVILKARLDLKDGDADSAIIQLQDQVRRTPNNRTAEFALIGAYMQDERWQEAEALLSRMVSDNPNDAIMHGLLGRVRVKRGDFKGAEEAYRQAPVSHNRIQNLARNVQMLDALVPQGKYEEARKILSQVPKMGPLAAIVNTRYGDVYKAEGNYQQAIASYRAALLRDNQGEAMVAAVEQAVADAGRADDSPFVAQRFADAANEALEKKRKSFADQDWQEMLEKYRPNIMAMMEDRDIGG, encoded by the coding sequence ATGGCAGAGTGGTCACCACGCATAAAGCAAGTTACTGATGAACAGGATAAGCAGCAGCTTGCCTTCGTCAACAGCTTGTTGACAGAGCGTCGGTTCGACGATGCCAGTAAAGAAGCCGACAAGCTTCTCGCGAACAACCCTAAATCTTTCGGCGCCCACATGGCCAAGGGGCGCGCGCTACAGGGGCTGCGAAAGTTCAAGGACGCCCTCAATTGTTTCCTTCAGGCGGCGCAAATCGACCCGTTGCAACCGTCGGCTCATCTGATGGCCGGGATCTGTGCCTTTGTTGTGCCGGATCTGCCCCTCGCCGAGAAAAAGTTTCGCACAACCCTTGATATCGATAGCAAGAGTTCGGCCGCCCATGTCGGCCTTTCGCAGGTTCTGGTCCGCAATGGGGACAATAATCAGGCTCGGGAGCATCTTGACAAGGCGCTTCGTATTAACCCTGAGATGTCCATGGCGGTCATCCTCAAGGCGCGGCTCGATCTTAAGGATGGGGATGCCGATAGCGCGATCATTCAGCTTCAAGATCAAGTGCGGCGAACGCCGAATAATCGGACGGCCGAATTCGCCCTGATCGGTGCCTACATGCAGGATGAGCGGTGGCAGGAGGCCGAAGCCCTTTTGTCACGGATGGTTTCCGACAATCCCAATGATGCCATCATGCATGGTCTGTTGGGGCGGGTACGGGTCAAACGGGGTGATTTCAAAGGCGCCGAAGAGGCCTATCGCCAGGCCCCGGTGTCCCATAATCGCATCCAAAATCTCGCGCGTAATGTCCAAATGCTTGACGCCCTCGTTCCCCAGGGGAAATACGAGGAGGCGCGAAAGATCCTGTCCCAAGTGCCGAAAATGGGTCCCCTCGCGGCGATTGTGAATACCCGCTACGGCGATGTGTATAAGGCCGAGGGCAATTATCAGCAGGCGATCGCCTCGTATCGGGCGGCGCTCCTCCGAGACAATCAGGGGGAGGCAATGGTGGCGGCGGTCGAACAGGCGGTGGCTGATGCGGGGCGGGCGGATGATTCGCCGTTCGTCGCGCAACGTTTCGCTGACGCTGCCAACGAAGCCTTGGAAAAGAAGCGGAAGTCATTTGCCGATCAGGATTGGCAGGAGATGCTCGAGAAGTATCGACCGAACATCATGGCGATGATGGAAGATCGGGATATCGGCGGCTAA
- the gmd gene encoding GDP-mannose 4,6-dehydratase → MSGKTALITGVTGQDGAYLARLLLEKGYTVHGVKRRSSSFNTARVDDIYVDPHDENARFFLHYGDLTDSTNLIRLVQETQPDELYNLGAQSHVQVSFETPEYTANSDALGTLRLLEAIRILKLEEKTRFYQASTSELYGLVQETPQRETTPFYPRSPYGAAKLYAYWITVNYRESYRLHASNGILFNHESPLRGETFVTRKITRAVAAIHHGVQDTLYLGNLDAQRDWGHAKDYVEGMWLMLQQDEPDDYVLGTGEMHSVREFVEKAFAHVEKSIEWRGEGVDEIGVDRASGRTLVKVDPRYFRPAEVDLLLSDPAKAREKLGWQSTTSFDRLVQEMMDSDLQVILTEQDRQGRYD, encoded by the coding sequence ATGAGCGGAAAAACGGCACTTATCACCGGCGTTACCGGCCAGGACGGCGCCTATCTTGCTCGCCTCCTGCTGGAAAAGGGGTACACCGTACACGGCGTGAAGCGACGCTCGTCGTCTTTCAACACCGCCCGGGTCGATGATATCTATGTCGACCCCCACGATGAGAATGCGCGGTTCTTTCTCCATTATGGCGATCTGACGGACAGCACCAATCTGATCCGCCTCGTGCAAGAAACCCAGCCCGACGAACTCTACAATCTCGGCGCCCAGAGCCATGTCCAGGTCTCGTTCGAGACGCCGGAATACACCGCGAATTCCGACGCCTTGGGCACGCTGAGATTGCTTGAGGCGATCCGGATCCTCAAGCTCGAGGAAAAGACGCGATTCTATCAAGCCTCGACATCGGAATTATACGGCCTTGTCCAGGAGACGCCGCAGCGCGAGACGACGCCGTTTTATCCGCGATCGCCCTATGGAGCGGCGAAACTCTACGCCTATTGGATCACCGTCAATTATCGCGAGAGCTACCGTCTCCACGCGTCGAACGGGATCCTGTTCAACCATGAGAGCCCGCTACGCGGGGAAACCTTCGTGACACGGAAGATCACCCGAGCGGTCGCGGCGATCCATCACGGCGTTCAGGATACCCTTTACCTCGGCAATCTCGATGCCCAGCGGGATTGGGGCCACGCCAAGGATTATGTCGAGGGCATGTGGCTGATGCTGCAACAAGATGAGCCCGATGATTATGTGCTCGGGACGGGGGAGATGCACTCTGTGCGGGAGTTTGTTGAAAAGGCCTTCGCCCATGTCGAGAAATCCATTGAATGGCGAGGCGAGGGGGTCGACGAGATCGGCGTTGATCGCGCTTCCGGCCGGACCCTCGTCAAGGTCGATCCGCGCTATTTCCGTCCTGCTGAGGTCGATCTCTTGCTCTCCGATCCTGCAAAGGCCCGGGAGAAGCTTGGCTGGCAGAGCACGACCTCGTTCGATCGGTTGGTCCAGGAGATGATGGACAGCGACCTGCAAGTGATCCTGACCGAGCAGGATCGGCAGGGCCGCTATGACTGA
- a CDS encoding two-component system sensor histidine kinase NtrB: protein MEHGVRHSAPHEELEALVTTAVDAIVSIDRFGLVRLANPATEKMFGWSAGELIGNKVNMLMPEGHAAHHDAYVQRYLDGGEARIIGIGRRVRGKHKDGTEFPVHLSVGEFSVEGDRYFVGILRDLTEEQREHARLQQLEDQLALFARRSAVSEMGASLAHELNQPLTAIDLFLTAAKRAFGADPDKALTLFEEARREAQRAGEIIRRIRKMVEGNSGRKEVFPLKPVIEDAIDLCRISDETNPARFEVVGADEALVLGDEIQIRQVLVNLIKNALEATAGQPDRWIRIDVACHHYVTVDVTDNGPGVAQDVAARLFEPFQSTKAEGLGIGLSICRTIAENHGGELLHIPVAIAGQGGGGACFRLKLPEADQKTASDE from the coding sequence ATGGAGCATGGTGTCCGACATAGCGCGCCGCATGAGGAACTCGAAGCCCTTGTGACGACGGCCGTTGACGCGATCGTTTCGATTGATCGCTTCGGACTTGTGCGACTCGCCAATCCCGCTACGGAGAAAATGTTCGGCTGGTCGGCAGGTGAGCTGATCGGGAATAAAGTCAATATGCTCATGCCTGAGGGGCATGCGGCTCATCATGACGCCTATGTGCAGCGCTATCTTGATGGGGGAGAGGCGCGGATCATCGGGATCGGTCGGCGCGTTCGGGGCAAGCACAAGGACGGCACGGAGTTTCCGGTCCATCTGAGCGTCGGCGAATTCTCGGTCGAGGGAGATCGCTATTTTGTCGGTATCCTGCGTGACTTGACTGAGGAGCAGCGGGAACATGCCCGGCTTCAGCAGCTCGAAGATCAGTTGGCGCTGTTTGCCCGCCGCAGCGCCGTGTCCGAAATGGGGGCTTCCCTCGCCCATGAGCTCAATCAACCGCTTACGGCCATCGACTTATTCCTGACGGCGGCAAAGCGGGCTTTTGGGGCGGATCCCGACAAGGCCCTCACCCTCTTTGAGGAGGCCCGGCGCGAGGCCCAGCGGGCGGGGGAAATCATTCGGCGTATCCGAAAAATGGTGGAGGGAAACAGCGGTCGGAAAGAGGTCTTTCCCTTAAAGCCGGTGATCGAAGATGCCATCGATTTGTGCCGCATTTCCGATGAGACCAATCCGGCACGATTTGAGGTCGTGGGGGCGGACGAGGCGTTGGTTCTCGGCGATGAAATCCAGATCCGCCAGGTCCTGGTCAATCTCATCAAGAATGCGCTTGAGGCGACGGCGGGACAGCCCGATCGGTGGATCCGAATCGACGTTGCGTGCCATCATTATGTGACAGTGGATGTCACCGATAATGGCCCAGGGGTCGCACAGGACGTTGCCGCCCGGCTCTTTGAGCCTTTCCAGTCCACAAAGGCCGAAGGGCTGGGGATCGGCCTGTCGATCTGTCGCACCATTGCCGAAAATCACGGCGGCGAATTGCTTCATATCCCTGTCGCCATCGCAGGGCAGGGGGGCGGCGGGGCGTGCTTTCGCTTGAAATTACCCGAAGCCGACCAGAAAACGGCGAGCGACGAATGA
- a CDS encoding response regulator transcription factor, whose protein sequence is MTTIAIIDDDQGLRRALVALLEGSNRELVSYESGEAFLDEVADRTIDLAVLDLRLPGLSGIKVLERLRPLSFPVVMMSANGDIRTAVDAIKLGATDFIEKPFTPEDLESLIDRVLGDEELRDGTDLAPMPEDWPQLDALTPREREVALALNEGLTNKEVARRLGCSPRTIEVHRARVFHKLGVSNIAGLVRTVSGFDLPP, encoded by the coding sequence ATGACCACCATTGCCATTATCGACGATGATCAAGGGTTGCGACGGGCGCTCGTCGCCTTGCTCGAGGGCAGCAATCGCGAATTGGTCAGTTATGAGAGCGGCGAAGCCTTTCTTGACGAGGTCGCCGACCGGACCATCGATTTGGCCGTGCTGGATCTGAGGCTCCCGGGGTTGAGCGGCATTAAGGTGCTGGAACGGCTGCGGCCCCTGTCCTTTCCGGTCGTGATGATGAGCGCCAATGGCGATATTCGGACCGCGGTTGACGCCATCAAACTGGGGGCCACCGATTTTATCGAGAAGCCTTTCACGCCGGAAGATCTCGAAAGCTTGATCGATCGCGTCTTGGGAGATGAGGAACTGAGGGATGGCACTGATCTCGCTCCCATGCCCGAGGATTGGCCCCAGCTCGATGCGCTGACCCCCCGGGAACGGGAGGTGGCCTTGGCCCTCAATGAAGGGCTGACGAATAAGGAAGTGGCCCGCCGCTTGGGGTGCAGCCCCCGCACGATTGAGGTCCATCGGGCAAGGGTGTTCCACAAACTAGGGGTGTCGAACATTGCCGGCCTGGTGCGGACCGTCTCAGGTTTCGATCTGCCGCCCTGA
- a CDS encoding alpha/beta hydrolase family esterase produces MALRRRPVKKALKQRRRLRKEGLSRFSLLHDDQPRRSLISVPQDGEGPFPLVIALHPGKSHPLAMAKITKFHRLGEQEGFITAYPAGSGRRPRSLSWNASPDDKRVRPAFAEVDDLDFLEHFVDELVVNTPVDPKAIFVTGFSQGAAMAYTFASAMAGRIAGLAAVAGAMTDFDRPAEAPLSVIHVHGDRDENVPFRGGRGRFTHRRRRWPAVKEGLDYWASASNVDLPDLDDALSQCQGPVQTVRAQSSNGGATVEFNLIKGSGHAWPGRKPTLWQRALRIPVYQGYQTTQQIWSFFQDCIEDDCEGDPPQA; encoded by the coding sequence ATGGCTTTGCGTCGACGTCCTGTGAAGAAAGCGCTGAAGCAGCGGCGCCGCCTTCGTAAAGAAGGGCTGAGCCGGTTTTCGCTTCTCCATGACGATCAGCCCCGGCGTTCATTGATCAGTGTGCCTCAGGATGGGGAGGGTCCCTTCCCCCTGGTCATTGCCCTTCATCCAGGCAAGTCTCATCCCCTTGCCATGGCGAAAATCACGAAGTTCCATCGCCTGGGGGAACAAGAGGGCTTCATCACAGCCTATCCGGCGGGCAGTGGTCGCCGTCCCCGCTCGCTCAGTTGGAATGCGTCACCTGACGACAAGCGGGTTCGCCCTGCCTTCGCGGAGGTGGACGACCTCGATTTCCTGGAACATTTCGTGGACGAGCTTGTCGTCAACACTCCGGTTGACCCAAAGGCGATTTTCGTCACCGGGTTCTCCCAAGGCGCCGCCATGGCGTATACATTCGCGTCGGCGATGGCCGGACGCATTGCCGGCCTGGCTGCCGTTGCCGGGGCCATGACGGATTTCGATCGGCCCGCCGAGGCCCCCCTTTCGGTCATCCATGTGCATGGCGACCGCGACGAAAACGTCCCTTTTCGCGGTGGCCGAGGCCGCTTCACCCATCGCCGTCGGCGCTGGCCAGCCGTCAAAGAAGGGCTCGATTATTGGGCCTCGGCCAGCAATGTCGACCTCCCCGATCTCGACGATGCCTTGTCGCAGTGCCAGGGGCCGGTCCAGACCGTCCGTGCGCAATCGTCCAATGGAGGCGCGACGGTTGAGTTTAACCTGATCAAGGGATCGGGCCATGCCTGGCCGGGGCGTAAGCCGACCCTCTGGCAGCGCGCACTAAGGATTCCCGTCTATCAGGGGTATCAGACGACCCAGCAGATCTGGTCGTTTTTCCAGGATTGCATCGAAGATGACTGTGAGGGCGACCCGCCTCAGGCGTAG
- a CDS encoding phasin family protein, translating to MSSPTARPVRKSRAPRSAAQTHEEPTIAGEETSKEHGIASLLKPAEFQYWATEHMKACTQMTSRSAEGVMTLWSEMGAFTGHRLQAGMETASALAGCRTGGDIFRCSADYWDGMIRSYADETAKLAHLVADMTKSATTPMEACSASALQSIASIPEHNGMFV from the coding sequence ATGTCCAGCCCGACGGCGAGACCTGTCCGCAAATCGCGCGCCCCGCGTTCCGCTGCGCAGACCCACGAGGAACCAACAATTGCGGGCGAGGAGACATCGAAGGAGCATGGCATCGCGTCGCTCCTTAAGCCGGCGGAATTTCAATATTGGGCGACAGAACATATGAAGGCCTGCACGCAAATGACATCGAGGTCGGCGGAGGGCGTCATGACCCTTTGGAGCGAAATGGGGGCCTTTACCGGCCACCGTCTTCAAGCCGGAATGGAAACCGCGAGTGCGCTGGCAGGCTGCCGAACCGGGGGCGATATTTTCCGGTGCAGTGCGGATTATTGGGATGGGATGATCAGATCCTATGCTGACGAAACCGCAAAATTGGCCCATCTGGTCGCCGACATGACCAAGTCCGCGACGACGCCCATGGAAGCCTGCAGCGCATCCGCTCTTCAGAGTATTGCCTCAATACCCGAACATAACGGTATGTTCGTCTAG
- a CDS encoding Crp/Fnr family transcriptional regulator gives MRALDVKTLKRGQTLYVAGEEATALMKVCAGAVILSVILEDGRRQIVDLVGPGDLVHFEVEGPLDHFAEALTDTEIAQIDGASALQDPDFRAYYLEQARARMVMDRRHITMLGRKSAQERLADFLECLAECLDCGPSAIDLPMTRQQIADYLGLTLETVSRIFARWGREGRLRQVSHDRYLLSDPSGGRGEPSVPLSRLLTA, from the coding sequence ATGCGGGCCCTGGACGTCAAGACATTGAAACGGGGGCAGACCCTGTATGTGGCGGGGGAAGAGGCCACCGCCTTGATGAAAGTGTGTGCGGGAGCGGTCATTTTATCGGTGATTTTGGAGGATGGTCGTCGCCAGATCGTCGACTTGGTCGGACCTGGAGATCTCGTCCATTTTGAGGTCGAGGGGCCCCTGGACCATTTCGCCGAGGCGCTGACGGATACGGAGATCGCGCAGATCGACGGCGCGTCGGCCCTGCAGGACCCGGACTTTCGCGCCTATTATCTGGAACAGGCGAGGGCCCGTATGGTGATGGATCGTCGGCATATTACGATGCTTGGTCGGAAATCGGCTCAAGAGCGGCTGGCGGATTTTCTCGAATGTTTGGCGGAGTGCCTCGACTGCGGCCCTTCGGCCATCGACCTTCCCATGACCCGCCAGCAAATCGCCGACTATCTCGGGCTCACCCTCGAAACGGTTTCGCGGATTTTCGCGCGTTGGGGGCGGGAGGGGCGGCTGCGTCAAGTCTCCCACGATCGCTACCTCCTGAGTGACCCGTCAGGGGGCAGGGGGGAGCCGTCCGTGCCCTTGAGCAGATTGTTGACGGCGTAG
- a CDS encoding sulfatase-like hydrolase/transferase, giving the protein MENHLVYIIMDSCRYDSFERANTPNIDKLGIASRRYSYASWTSPSHQTILMGMTPHESPKKVFASEVYKGEFVKWVDRLGVDNLSFKKFVPDLSLAKVLKEHGYQTTAKVSMPVLNELSGFNRFFDDYKLMPNHNDFGGMIKETRFDPRFPCFYFYNLGETHYPYMLDDPSLPHISGVHGVFKRMDEMVKAGEQALTENADFFPRDSMAELHAQQVKCVEYVDSLVGELYRKAPPNTYFIITADHGELFGEDDYFGHGPIMHEKVFEVPYVEGLRPDRT; this is encoded by the coding sequence ATGGAAAACCATCTCGTTTATATCATCATGGACAGCTGTCGATATGACAGCTTCGAACGGGCCAATACGCCGAATATCGATAAGCTCGGCATTGCCTCCCGGCGGTACAGCTATGCCTCCTGGACCTCGCCGTCGCACCAAACCATCTTGATGGGGATGACCCCTCATGAAAGCCCGAAAAAGGTCTTCGCGTCGGAGGTCTACAAAGGCGAATTCGTGAAATGGGTCGATCGTCTTGGGGTCGATAATTTGTCTTTTAAGAAATTTGTGCCCGACCTTTCCCTGGCGAAGGTTCTTAAGGAGCATGGATATCAAACGACCGCCAAGGTTTCCATGCCGGTGCTGAACGAATTGTCGGGGTTCAATCGGTTCTTCGATGATTACAAGCTCATGCCCAATCACAATGATTTCGGCGGCATGATCAAAGAAACGCGGTTCGATCCGCGCTTCCCGTGCTTCTATTTCTACAATCTGGGGGAGACACACTACCCCTACATGCTGGATGATCCAAGCCTGCCGCATATTTCTGGCGTGCACGGTGTATTTAAACGCATGGACGAGATGGTGAAGGCGGGTGAGCAGGCACTCACCGAGAATGCGGATTTCTTCCCGCGGGATTCAATGGCCGAGCTTCATGCCCAGCAAGTGAAATGTGTGGAGTATGTCGACAGCCTTGTCGGCGAACTCTATCGAAAGGCGCCGCCGAACACGTATTTCATCATCACCGCCGACCATGGCGAATTATTCGGCGAAGATGACTATTTCGGTCATGGCCCGATCATGCACGAAAAGGTCTTCGAAGTGCCCTATGTCGAAGGTCTGCGGCCCGACCGAACGTAA
- a CDS encoding universal stress protein, giving the protein MAIGTVIVPAFDPKGVQQAVSAALPFVESQGAHLVGLHLRERYPASQVPEYNWHAAVLKEFEAGVAARADEIRHAFEVAKGSADATWLQPEGSEGLDFGPALRAADLIVVPSPKCCDRPDAAGLIEDILIGSGRPVLLAPGTVPPAVPKSYLIGWNGSLEAASAVAVARPLLDLAERVSVVSVGRVTGLVPTAEAVADTLRRGGIAAEVTMLDKKGSVMETLRSEAAAADIDTLLVGAYSHSRIRERVLGGVTRHTVTDPFMRTLLVH; this is encoded by the coding sequence ATGGCGATTGGTACCGTTATCGTCCCCGCCTTCGACCCCAAGGGGGTACAGCAGGCGGTCAGTGCTGCCTTGCCATTTGTCGAGAGCCAGGGCGCTCATCTCGTTGGGCTCCACCTCCGCGAACGCTATCCGGCGAGCCAAGTGCCGGAGTATAATTGGCACGCCGCCGTCCTCAAGGAATTCGAGGCCGGGGTGGCGGCCCGGGCCGACGAAATCCGGCATGCCTTTGAGGTCGCCAAGGGCAGTGCCGACGCCACCTGGCTCCAGCCCGAAGGGTCGGAGGGCCTTGATTTCGGCCCTGCGCTGCGGGCGGCTGACCTGATTGTTGTGCCCAGCCCAAAATGCTGTGATCGGCCCGATGCGGCGGGGTTGATCGAGGATATCCTCATCGGATCGGGCCGCCCGGTCCTCCTGGCCCCGGGGACGGTGCCGCCGGCGGTGCCGAAATCCTATCTGATCGGGTGGAATGGCAGTCTTGAAGCGGCCAGTGCCGTGGCGGTGGCGCGGCCCCTCCTCGACCTCGCCGAACGGGTCAGTGTTGTGTCCGTCGGCAGAGTGACGGGCCTTGTCCCCACGGCCGAGGCGGTCGCGGATACCTTGCGGCGGGGCGGTATCGCCGCCGAAGTGACCATGCTCGACAAAAAGGGCAGCGTGATGGAAACCTTGCGCAGCGAAGCGGCTGCGGCGGACATCGATACGCTGCTTGTGGGCGCCTATTCCCATTCCCGTATCCGTGAACGTGTCTTGGGGGGCGTCACCCGCCACACAGTCACGGATCCGTTCATGCGTACACTGCTGGTTCACTGA
- the fcl gene encoding GDP-L-fucose synthase, which translates to MTDQQTLYSLSGKRVWVAGHRGMVGSALLRRLEIEAPAALLTVSRDEVDLRDQSATREWVAKERPDAVFVPAAKVGGIHANAAYPAEFLYDNVMIAANVIEAAFRVGVEKLLFLGSSCIYPKFAAQPIAEEALLTGPLEPTNEWYAIAKIAGIKLCQSFRRQYGADFISAMPSNLYGPGDNYHPENSHVLPALIRKAHSAKCAGQKGMEIWGTGTPRREFLHVDDCADGLVHLMKGYSDEALINVGSGTDIPISDLALLVMDVVGVEGDLSHDLSKPDGTPRKLMDNRRIRELGWTPAITLREGIAHAYADFLARYA; encoded by the coding sequence ATGACTGATCAGCAGACGCTGTACTCTCTCAGCGGGAAACGGGTCTGGGTCGCCGGCCATCGGGGCATGGTGGGGAGCGCTCTTCTCCGACGATTGGAGATCGAGGCGCCCGCCGCCCTATTGACCGTGAGCCGGGACGAGGTCGATCTGAGGGACCAGTCGGCGACCAGGGAATGGGTCGCGAAGGAGCGCCCCGACGCGGTTTTCGTGCCTGCCGCCAAGGTGGGCGGTATCCACGCCAATGCCGCCTATCCGGCTGAATTCCTCTATGACAATGTCATGATTGCCGCGAATGTGATCGAGGCGGCCTTTCGCGTCGGCGTTGAAAAGCTGCTCTTCCTTGGAAGCTCATGCATCTACCCGAAATTCGCGGCGCAACCGATTGCCGAGGAGGCGCTATTGACAGGGCCGCTTGAGCCCACCAATGAATGGTACGCGATCGCCAAGATCGCAGGCATTAAACTGTGCCAGAGCTTTCGCCGTCAGTATGGGGCGGATTTTATTTCTGCGATGCCGTCCAATCTTTATGGTCCGGGTGACAATTATCACCCTGAGAACAGTCACGTCCTTCCTGCCCTCATTCGCAAGGCGCACAGTGCGAAATGTGCAGGACAAAAGGGGATGGAAATTTGGGGGACGGGCACCCCACGCCGTGAATTTCTACATGTCGACGATTGTGCCGACGGGTTGGTCCATCTGATGAAAGGCTACAGCGACGAGGCCCTCATCAATGTCGGATCGGGGACGGATATTCCGATATCGGATCTCGCTCTTCTGGTCATGGACGTGGTCGGTGTTGAGGGAGATCTGTCTCACGATCTCAGCAAGCCCGATGGCACACCCCGAAAGCTGATGGATAATCGCCGGATACGAGAATTGGGATGGACGCCCGCGATCACTCTGCGTGAGGGGATCGCCCACGCCTATGCGGATTTCCTGGCACGCTACGCCTGA
- a CDS encoding sulfotransferase family protein has product MAFPPPLFILAPPRSFTSVVNGVIGQHPEIMGMPELNVFQAEMIEEFWTGRRPDGGARSPFWHIMRHDGILRAVAQLYAGEQTIDSIEMAKRWLTVRFDKSAGEVYRELCEKVSPRILLDKSPAYARRRDYLDRIIKAFPDARFIHLIRHPRDQCASILKADGGELIAFFMGAVAKTDGQYFIDPQTQWRDAHRVIIEFLLTLPRKQWMRIKGEDFMNDIEGGAIEICEWLGISTAPEALEAMRHPENSPFASIGPANARLGNDPNYLNSPALRPTKIKTSNYSDPLKWRPDGGGFEEDVKKLASYFGYQ; this is encoded by the coding sequence ATGGCGTTCCCGCCTCCTTTGTTCATTCTGGCGCCTCCGCGATCATTCACCTCCGTCGTGAATGGGGTCATCGGGCAGCACCCTGAGATTATGGGGATGCCCGAGCTCAACGTCTTTCAGGCAGAGATGATTGAGGAGTTCTGGACCGGGCGCCGTCCCGACGGCGGCGCGCGGTCACCATTCTGGCACATTATGCGCCATGACGGTATCCTCCGCGCCGTGGCGCAGCTCTACGCGGGGGAGCAAACCATCGATTCGATCGAGATGGCGAAGCGATGGTTGACGGTCAGATTCGATAAGTCAGCGGGGGAGGTCTATCGCGAGCTTTGTGAAAAAGTCAGCCCCCGGATCCTCCTTGACAAGAGCCCTGCTTATGCACGCCGGCGCGACTATCTGGACAGGATCATCAAGGCCTTTCCCGATGCCCGCTTCATCCATTTGATCCGTCATCCCCGTGACCAATGCGCCTCGATCCTGAAGGCCGATGGGGGAGAGCTGATTGCCTTCTTCATGGGGGCGGTCGCGAAGACCGACGGACAATACTTTATCGATCCGCAAACGCAGTGGCGCGACGCCCATCGGGTTATCATTGAATTCTTGCTGACCCTGCCCCGGAAACAGTGGATGCGGATCAAAGGCGAGGATTTCATGAACGATATCGAGGGCGGGGCGATCGAGATTTGCGAATGGCTTGGCATTTCGACAGCCCCCGAAGCCCTCGAAGCAATGCGCCATCCTGAGAATTCGCCCTTTGCCTCGATTGGGCCGGCGAATGCCCGATTGGGGAATGACCCGAACTATCTCAATTCCCCCGCTCTTCGGCCGACGAAGATCAAGACGTCGAATTATTCCGATCCCCTCAAATGGCGCCCTGACGGGGGCGGGTTCGAGGAGGACGTCAAAAAACTCGCTTCCTATTTCGGCTATCAGTGA